Below is a window of Paraburkholderia kururiensis DNA.
CCAGATGTCGCTCGTCGCCATGGGCGCCATCATGGGCGGCAATGTACGCGTGGGGCTGGAGGACAGCGTGTATCTGGCCAAAGGCGTGAAGGCGAAATCGAACGCGGAGCAGGTGCGCAAGATTCGCCGCGTTCTGGAAGAGCTTTCGTTCGACATTGCGACCCCGGCCGACGCGCGCGCCATGCTGGGCCTCAAGGGTCGCGACAACGTTTCACTGTAAGCGGACGGCGCGGCGCTCGTCGAGCGTGGCGGCCGATGACCTTTTTCCTGCACCCCCAACGGCGTTGGTACAAGGCGATGGCAGGGCATAAATAGAACACGCAGGACAATTTCTGGAGACATCGATGACTGACACTGCTGCTGACCCCGGCCGGGGAGAGACGCATTGGCTCGCCACGCGCAAAGCGATGGCGCGGCTTCTTCCGTTGATGTGCGCGATCTACTTCATGTCGTTCATCGACCGCACGAACGTTGCGCTTGCCAAGGGTGCGCTCGCCGCGGACCTCGGTATCGATGCCGCGGCCTATGGATTCGGTGCGGGCATTTTCTTCATCGGTTATGCGTTGCTCGAAGTGCCGAGCAATCTGGCCGCTCACCGCTTCGGCCCGCGCAAGTGGATTGCGCGCATTGCGGTGACGTGGGGTGCGTTATCGACGGCCATGATGTTCGTGCAGGGGCCGTGGTCGTTCTATGTGCTTCGCGTGCTGCTGGGCGTGGCGGAAGCCGGGCTCTTTCCCGCGCTCATGTACATGGTGACGCTGTGGTTCGCACCCAAAGACCGCGCGGTGGCCGTGGGGTGGATTTATACGGCGCCATCCGTCGCGCTCATTCTCGGCAACCCGCTCGGCGCCGCGCTCATGCAACTGGGTGCGGTCAGTGGAATGGGCAGCCTTCACGGCTGGCAATGGATGTTCCTGCTGGAAGGCGTGCCCACCATCGTTGTGGGCGTCATCCTATATTTCACGCTGCCGAACCGGCCGTCCGAAGTGAAGTGGCTGTCGCCGAAGGAAGCGCAAGCGCTCGAGGCGCACGCCGTCATCGACACGCACGGTCACGCCGACGTCCACTCGGCACACTGGATCGCGGCGCTCAAACGCCCCACCACGGTGCTCATCGCGCTCATCTACTTCCTGAATCAGGTGGCGTTCGTGGGCCTCTATTTCTTCACGCCTTCCATCGTGGCGCAGATGCACGTGAAGTCGCCGCTGCTGGTGGGCGTGTTGTCGAGCAGTGTCGGCATCGGCTTTCTGATCGGCGTGCTGACGCTGCCGCGCATACATCGCCGTATCAGCAACGAATGCGGTTTTCTCGGCGCGCTGACCGCGGGCGTCGTGGTCAGCGCATGCGCGTTCATTGCCACGAAAAATCAGGCGGTACAGATCACGCTGCTTGGCATTACCGGGTTCTTCGCGGGCGGCATTCTGCCGTCGTACTGGGCGGTCGCGATGAAGCGGCTGCAAGGCGTGCAGGCCGCTGCGGGGCTCGCTTTCATCAACACGATCGGATTGCTGGGTGGCTTCGTCGGCCCCTATCTTTTCGGGCTTGCCGAGACGGTAACGGGCCGAAGCGATGCCGGCTTCAACGTCGTGGTGGTCGCCTCGGTGCTGGGCCTGCTTCTGGTGCCGATGCTCGCCAGAGCGATTCACGCCGCCGAGCGTCCGGTTGCTGCCG
It encodes the following:
- a CDS encoding MFS transporter, whose protein sequence is MTDTAADPGRGETHWLATRKAMARLLPLMCAIYFMSFIDRTNVALAKGALAADLGIDAAAYGFGAGIFFIGYALLEVPSNLAAHRFGPRKWIARIAVTWGALSTAMMFVQGPWSFYVLRVLLGVAEAGLFPALMYMVTLWFAPKDRAVAVGWIYTAPSVALILGNPLGAALMQLGAVSGMGSLHGWQWMFLLEGVPTIVVGVILYFTLPNRPSEVKWLSPKEAQALEAHAVIDTHGHADVHSAHWIAALKRPTTVLIALIYFLNQVAFVGLYFFTPSIVAQMHVKSPLLVGVLSSSVGIGFLIGVLTLPRIHRRISNECGFLGALTAGVVVSACAFIATKNQAVQITLLGITGFFAGGILPSYWAVAMKRLQGVQAAAGLAFINTIGLLGGFVGPYLFGLAETVTGRSDAGFNVVVVASVLGLLLVPMLARAIHAAERPVAAAGAAG